The following are from one region of the Rhinoraja longicauda isolate Sanriku21f chromosome 11, sRhiLon1.1, whole genome shotgun sequence genome:
- the LOC144597759 gene encoding uncharacterized protein LOC144597759 isoform X4, whose protein sequence is MENMEVKPKDYTFPKESHSNSMFHLTREHLELLVIWSHCHGNQCTFAPIWRDIVEEHQHGVVAILWECEAGHSYNWWAGGVCQSPCDRDKSKGQLSAKPKHLDNDLKTPGQIRKTHRTKTKDNDLAKGTNSFDGSCKPFQPNNVKAAQNGASVSQPLSTHHSWRETVFFGDRGKLGLTGTSGKTSTGSGPGVVYIKTEKEETTDFNKQCEIKDENRSQNRELNKYQLSNNSLVAGQLSGRYASSTDICNMSNGCRKRSSSFTDDQCSDPSLMAHCNNSKVQVAEQHNSSHPVSRESYLIENTMKLSDISAEHYCIGSTKLTNRDPVDGPELQCDNPVLGQEGVLEFLLAILKANVVDEIYSNARLGNETDVEVLTENFSGKIAVLLNPVIQTNAQVYFSAGGWTAVSATLEVLGEALDRCKSGRDTENSITEEQIVVAHVPALLPSADDKKRKVKYPVTKGEIRRRIGGGVGCA, encoded by the exons ATGGAAAATATGGAAGTCAAACCTAAAG ATTATACATTCCCAAAAGAAAGCCATTCCAATTCAATGTTTCACTTAACGCGTGAACACCTTGAGCTACTAGTGATTTGGTCACACTGTCATGGCAATCAATGCACATTTGCCCCAATTTGGAGAGACATTGTTGAAGAACACCAACATGGAGTTGTGGCGATTCTGTGGGAGTGTGAAGCTGGTCACTCCTACAACTGGTGGGCTGGAGGCGTGTGTCAGTCACCATGTGATCGAGATAAATCCAAGGGTCAGTTGTCTGCAAAGCCCAAGCATTTGGATAATGATTTGAAAACACCTGGACAAATACGAAAGACACACAGAACTAAGACTAAAGACAATGATTTAGCCAAAGGAACAAATTCATTTGATGGTTCTTGCAAACCTTTTCAACCTAATAATGTTAAGGCAGCTCAAAATGGAGCATCAGTTTCACAACCACTTTCTACCCATCATTCATGGAGAGAAACAGTGTTTTTTGGTGACAGAGGGAAATTGGGTCTCACTGGTACATCAGGTAAAACGTCAACTGGTAGTGGACCTGGAGTTGTGTACATAAAAACTGAAAAAGAAGAAACCACAGATTTTAATAAGCAGTGTGAAATCAAAGATGAAAATAGAAGTCAAAATCGAGAGCTGAATAAATACCAGTTAAGCAACAATTCCTTGGTTGCAGGGCAATTATCTGGACGTTATGCATCTTCAACTGATATTTGCAACATGTCAAATGGCTGTAGAAAGCGATCATCTTCATTTACAGATGACCAGTGCTCTGATCCATCACTAATGGCTCATTGTAATAATAGCAAAGTTCAGGTTGCAGAACAACATAATTCCTCTCATCCAGTGTCCAGAGAATCTTACTTAATCGAGAACACCATGAAGCTATCAGACATATCAGCAGAACATTACTGCATTGGGTCAACTAAGCTGACAAATCGGGATCCTGTTGATGGCCCTGAATTGCAGTGTGACAATCCAGTACTCGGACAGGAGGGGGTTTTGG AGTTCCTGCTCGCTATTTTGAAAGCTAACGTCGTGGATGAGATCTACTCTAATGCTCGATTAGGAAATGAAACTGATGTGGAAGTTTTGACAGAGAATTTTAGTGGGAAGATAGCTGTTCTACTAAATCCTGTAATTCAAACAAATGCACAAGTGTATTTCAGTGCTGGTGGATGGACAGCAGTTTCAGCAACACTTGAAGTATTGGGGG AGGCCTTGGACAGGTGCAAAAGTGGCCGAGATACAGAAAACTCCATAACAGAAG